Proteins encoded together in one Halalkaliarchaeum sp. AArc-CO window:
- a CDS encoding TrkA C-terminal domain-containing protein, whose translation MPRDTQNDYRLDRIDRRTIYALMQDARNTSAPAIAETVNVSAGTIRNRIENLENHGVVRGYTAQVDFERAEGLSTSLFVCSAPVSKLEVLALEVRAIPGVIHVRELLSGDQNLHVTAVSEDSDDRERIMAELTDLGLEIEADQIVRNEAFEPYAPYGPEDEGSAWSPTDVISLAGGAEVVEVSVSASAPVVDLSLAEANEREILEEEVLVITIERDGSTITPRGETVVQQGDVVTLLARGGDPEQVLEAFHGDEQSIQSNDDGA comes from the coding sequence GTGCCCAGGGACACCCAGAACGACTACCGACTCGATCGAATCGATCGGCGCACGATCTACGCGCTGATGCAGGACGCCCGGAACACCTCGGCGCCGGCGATCGCGGAGACGGTGAACGTCTCCGCCGGGACGATCAGAAACCGGATCGAAAACCTCGAGAACCACGGTGTCGTCCGAGGATACACGGCACAGGTCGATTTCGAACGCGCCGAGGGGCTGTCGACATCGTTATTCGTCTGTTCGGCGCCGGTGTCGAAACTGGAGGTGCTGGCGCTGGAAGTGCGGGCAATTCCAGGCGTAATCCACGTTCGGGAGCTGCTGTCGGGCGATCAGAATCTCCACGTGACTGCAGTCTCGGAGGACAGCGACGACCGGGAGCGAATCATGGCCGAGTTAACCGACCTCGGACTCGAGATCGAGGCGGATCAGATCGTTCGCAACGAGGCGTTCGAACCGTACGCGCCGTACGGACCGGAAGACGAGGGGTCGGCCTGGTCCCCGACGGACGTCATCAGCCTTGCGGGTGGGGCCGAGGTAGTCGAGGTGTCAGTCTCGGCGTCGGCACCGGTCGTCGATCTGTCGCTAGCCGAGGCGAACGAGCGGGAAATCCTCGAGGAAGAGGTGCTCGTCATTACCATCGAGCGCGACGGATCGACGATCACGCCCCGCGGGGAGACGGTGGTCCAGCAGGGGGACGTCGTGACGCTTTTGGCTCGCGGTGGCGATCCGGAACAGGTGCTCGAGGCGTTTCACGGGGACGAACAGTCCATTCAATCGAACGATGACGGTGCGTAA